A stretch of Blastocatellia bacterium DNA encodes these proteins:
- a CDS encoding ankyrin repeat domain-containing protein: MVNNLNPELPIAALEGDIIAVKVLLAAGIDLESVDHYGNTALINAVLEGQTEIIEILIKAGANVNVQDDEGSTPLINAIREDYPEIVKLLLEANADVNIAAKNGITALIYAATTGNLEITKLLIEAGANVNARAKTGATALRYAIGGMFTEIIDLLKQAGATK; this comes from the coding sequence ATGGTAAATAATCTTAATCCCGAATTACCAATTGCAGCATTAGAAGGTGATATTATTGCCGTAAAAGTGCTGTTAGCTGCTGGAATTGACTTAGAATCTGTAGATCATTATGGAAATACTGCTTTAATTAATGCTGTTTTAGAAGGTCAAACAGAAATTATAGAAATATTAATTAAAGCAGGAGCTAATGTTAATGTACAAGATGATGAAGGCTCAACACCTTTAATTAATGCTATTAGAGAAGATTATCCAGAAATAGTTAAGCTACTTTTAGAGGCTAACGCTGATGTAAACATAGCTGCAAAAAATGGCATAACTGCCTTAATTTATGCTGCAACAACTGGCAATTTAGAAATAACTAAATTACTAATTGAAGCAGGGGCTAATGTTAATGCTAGAGCAAAAACAGGTGCTACAGCCCTGCGTTATGCTATAGGTGGAATGTTTACAGAAATAATTGATTTACTTAAGCAAGCCGGTGCTACTAAGTGA